The genomic window GCACGTGAAATACCTCACTACAAACGTGGCAACAAGTTGTATTTCCACCGAGAAGAGCTACTAGCCTGGGTTACGGCTGGAAAGCGGAATGTTCACCAAAATGTACGTTAAAACATGGAACTGCTTAACAACTCACATAGCTCTCAGCAGCGTGATTCAGGCGATGACTCTATGACTTTGTGTCAACGCTTCCCTGAGCTTCTTGCAATGTTGGATGAATTGCCACTCTTGAATTTCCACCTTTCTGCTGTTGCAACGCGTAACCTTTGCCGTCGTTTTAAAATTGAGAAGGGGACACTTTACAGCTTATGGAACGAGTTTCACTCTCAGCATTGTCGCCAGAAATTGAAGGGGAAAAAGCGGCGTCAAGCTGAATTAATCGCTCTGCTAAGTGTTCCCAGTTTTGATGCTCAGGTTGCCCGCAGGGGGGAATACCTATCGCGCCATGCTAGGCGTGTCAAGTGGTTTAAGAAAAGTCAATGATCAACATCTCATTGTCATCTGACGATCGGGAAGCGAATCAGGCTTTGGCTCAGCCTCTTGTCAAAGTTGCTTCAGACTGGCCAATACCGGCTTCTCTTACTCCCCGTTTGTTGTCTGTTCCACCCTTTGATGATACAATGTTCCCGGAGGCGATTCGTCCCAGCCTCCGGGACATTGCCCATCGGATGCAGTGCCCACCAGACTGGCTAGCTGTAGCTTGGATCGTCATGATGGGGTCAGTAGTAGGCAACCGCTGCGGCATCTGGCCTAAGCAACACGACACAAGCTGGTTTGAGGTGCCAAATCTGTGGGGAGCTATTGTTGCGGAACCTTCAAAGCTTAAGACACCCGCCCTTAATGCTGCCATGGGTCCCATGAAGCAGCTGGAGAACACAGCCAAAGCCGAGTTCAATCGCCAATCACGCTTGCATGAAGCTGATGCCGACTTGCTGAAGGCGCGTAAGGACGCCATCCGGAAACGGATGGGAAAGGCAGCCGAAAAACAAAATGAGGACGAGTTGCATGGATTGAAACATGAGTTGGCTAACCTTGAAGCAGCTGAGGTCCCTGTTGCTCGTCGCTACATAATCAACGATAGCACGGTTGAGAAGCTGTGCGAACTACTAGTGGTCAACCCACGGGGGCTAATGGTCTTTCGAGATGAGCTCATGGGGCTGTTATCAAGCTGGGAGAAGCAGGGCAGGGAAACCGACCGACAGTTCTTCCTTGAAGCTTGGAACGGAACAGGCGATTACAGCAGTGACCGAATAGGGCGTGGTTCATTACACATTCCCAATTGCTGCCTCTCGCTGTTAGGAGGTATCCAGCCCGACAAATTGTTGCATTACCTCCGAGAGTCATTAAATGGGAATAATGATGGCATGACGCAACGCTTCTCTTTGCTATCGTGGCCGGATTCGCGCCCATTTAAGTATACTGACGCTACACCCGATGAAGCTGCGCAATTGCAAGCAGCTGAATTGCTTCGGCGGTTAGATGCTCTGAACCCTATTGAAGCTGGCGCCATTCAACATTCAAGTGGCAAGCGGATTGGCTTCCACTTTGATGCAGCTGCCCAGAGTATGTTCATCGAATGGCTGGTTCCATGGCAAAACATGCTGGAACAAAGCAAAGAGGTGCCACCTCTGATACAGCACTTAGCTAAGTTTCGCAAGCTGTACCCTTGTCTGGCTTTGTTGTTTCATCTGCTTGACGTGGTAGACGGAAAGGTTGAGGTAGGACCCGTGAGTTCATCAGCAGCCGAACTGGCCGGTAAATGGTGCGACTATTTCGCAGCGCATGCCCGCCGCCTTTATGCTTATGGTTGCAGAGTCACTGGAGCGGCTACGTTAGGTGAACACGTTAAGGCCGGAGACTTGCTGGAGCGCTTCACACTTCGCGATGTGCAGAGGAAAAATTGGCAGGGGCTTAATGACCGAGGGAGTGTGCAGAGTGCCCTTGATGAGTTAGTAGAAGCTGGTTGGCTACGGGAAATGGCTTCCAAAATCGTCGAGCAAGGACGCCCCCGCTCGACGACGTACGAAACGAACCCCCGTCTTTTCATAGAAAAAGGCTAAAGCTCGAACTGACAAAACCGACAGAAGTCTTTTTGTCGGTTTTGTCAGTTCGAGCTTTTAGTAATAAACGGAATTTTTCAGCCGACCAAAGAGAAACGAAGCAGGTAAGCAGTGCTATTGGTAGTAGGTGCGGCACAGGTAGAACAGGGTATTAATAGCCTGCCGGAAGTAGAGGCGCTGTTTGCGTTGCATATGTTATGGCAGCCAGCGGTTAACCCGCTACTGTGATTCGGTAAAAGGAATAACCGTCAACCATAAGGGGTAGAGGAGCTTACTAACTCTCGTTTCAACTCACCGGCTCATTTCCTTTCAACCACAACCTAATCTTCAAACACTCCCTAAGGATTAAGATAGTGCCTGGACGTCATTGGCAAGCTACGCGGTATGAAACCGGCCAGGACGGCGCTTAATTGGCGCGGACGTAATCGAGAGCTTCGTTCCTGCGTACAGGCTAGTGAACCGCTCCTGTACCATTGATTTCGTGGGCCGGCCTTCTTTCCAGAGGGCTTCCAAAATGCCTTTAAGAGAGATTAGACATTCTGTAGTCCAAGGC from Hymenobacter chitinivorans DSM 11115 includes these protein-coding regions:
- a CDS encoding helix-turn-helix domain-containing protein; its protein translation is MEQISNAKAEPSATEVGGLALAQEITRLSKPRIYGLVSAREIPHYKRGNKLYFHREELLAWVTAGKRNVHQNVR
- a CDS encoding YfjI family protein; amino-acid sequence: MINISLSSDDREANQALAQPLVKVASDWPIPASLTPRLLSVPPFDDTMFPEAIRPSLRDIAHRMQCPPDWLAVAWIVMMGSVVGNRCGIWPKQHDTSWFEVPNLWGAIVAEPSKLKTPALNAAMGPMKQLENTAKAEFNRQSRLHEADADLLKARKDAIRKRMGKAAEKQNEDELHGLKHELANLEAAEVPVARRYIINDSTVEKLCELLVVNPRGLMVFRDELMGLLSSWEKQGRETDRQFFLEAWNGTGDYSSDRIGRGSLHIPNCCLSLLGGIQPDKLLHYLRESLNGNNDGMTQRFSLLSWPDSRPFKYTDATPDEAAQLQAAELLRRLDALNPIEAGAIQHSSGKRIGFHFDAAAQSMFIEWLVPWQNMLEQSKEVPPLIQHLAKFRKLYPCLALLFHLLDVVDGKVEVGPVSSSAAELAGKWCDYFAAHARRLYAYGCRVTGAATLGEHVKAGDLLERFTLRDVQRKNWQGLNDRGSVQSALDELVEAGWLREMASKIVEQGRPRSTTYETNPRLFIEKG